One Psilocybe cubensis strain MGC-MH-2018 chromosome 9, whole genome shotgun sequence genomic window, GGCCGACATGGCGGTGACAGCAAAGAGCAAGTGCTTAAATTGCATGGTGAAAGTGTTGTGGCAAGGAACTTGTAGATGGGGGATCTAACTTTCGATAAATTTTTGACCATTTTTATATGAAAATTGAGCACCCGCAGCGAGGGTAATATTGTCGATTAGTAACGTAGGTTGTACGCGAGTCTCCCGGGTATGAGAAGGCATTGTTACATGGCTTCTTTTGTCCAGATTGCAAAAATCTTGTGATGGAGCCACAACAGTGGAATTGTATCGCCTCGTCCTCTGACACGGAACACATTTAAAACTATATTGATTAGCAGTTGagtttctttatttttgccGACGTGTATTCATTCTGGCCCGAGTGTTTTCGTCGATTACGGCTCTCCGAGCGAGATTCTGAGAGAAAGGAACGAGGGTGAGCCCCACCGAGTAGGTCTTAGCCCGGATTAAACCTTGAAACATTGAGTGTCTGCTGACCGTTACTAAGACCAAGTCAATGGCTCAGATACCCATATCTGCAATCTTATACGGTGGAAGCTCACCAGGTGTGAAATACATATTGGTCATTAACCCCAATTCTATTTTTTAGAAAGTCTGAACTTTATCTTCAAACTAATAAAAGATTGTGATAGTGAGAACCCCTTTCTTCAATCTCATGCTAGACAGAGGGAACGCGGAAAATTTCTTTGGGGACTAGCGTCATCGATATCCCCATCAGTGGATTGTATTTTGAACATAGTTTGTCGAAGCTTGGATGTATTCATCTCAATATGACACGCGTCTCGCCGCACTTTACTCAGGATTATCATGTGGGCTACCCTTCTCTCAAGCACGGGAATCAAACTACGCATTCACGACGAAATTCTTGCATGAAAATACCGCTCAATAAAGCTTCCCGCTGTAGTTCTCAGTAGCATATTGCTCTGCCACAGCAAGAAAATAAACACAACTAACACATGTTATATCAACAATGATTCGAATCAATTTAACAAAATCTTATCGTGCTAGATTTAAGGAAAGTACACCAGATCAAACATCATCTACTAACACCTAATTGGGACTTCTACTGGTTTTATTCCTGACAATGTGATCGGATGGAACGTGAACGGCATTCTGAACTGCCCAATTGTAAATAGCGTCGAAACGACGGCATTGGTGTATCTTGTCAAAATTTGGGTGAGGTTTATCGCCCTTCCATCTGTATGTGAGTACAGTAACATCCCCAGCACACGATATGGTTTGTCGAAGCAATTCAATGCAATGATCTTGAATGTTTTTGAAAGGATTGAGCTTGGTTAAAGTTTCTGACATGGATCAAGAAATACCTAGGTGTCCTCTGAGTTCCTCCGCTGGTACTGTAAAGAAGCGGTCATCCTTGTAATACATCGGGTACGTTGCTTTGCGCAGTAAATTCTGGATATTTTTTTAGCCATCTTCGCCTTCTGAAGGTTCAATACTTACTACACAATGAAGCTGATGGAGAACCCCGACTGAGGCCATGGCACCGCCGCCGTCTTCTTCAGAGAATTTTACCAAAGTTTCATTGTCTTCAGTGTTAACCAATGACAACCATTCCATCGGGATTCTCATAGGGCGCACTGGTGGAGGTATTTTAGTATCCCAAGTATGGCTATAAAAGCAGTATCTCTACCGTCATCTGTTATCTTGTCCCAAGCTGCAGTAATCTCCGGTGTTGGGTGCCCCTGGTAAAGCATAGACTCTTCTGATGATAGATTGAAGAGACGTGGGTAGTAGTTTATAACACCAGATGCGGGCGCTAAAAAGCGTAAATAAGTATGTTTCATAGAGAAATCATAATGACCTACAAAACGATGTCACTCGGGAAATGAACTCTTGTTCAATATCGTGCCTGATGCGTAGCGCTTCAAGAAAGAACAATATACCGGCTGTAAGGAAGACGATGTTCAAAGTAGTTGCACAGAAGAAGGCAGCCCTAGAGTATGACCTTGGAGGTTGTTTTGGAGTAACTCTGGGAAGCAAATTCTCTAAGGAGGGCGTTTCGCCCTTGTCATCAAGGAGGGAGTATACTGGATGGTCAGGCATgacaaaagaaaacaatctCTGAGAAATAAGAACGGATGTGTTAAATGCTCTAATATCGCTTGAGAGTCTTGATTGTGTTTTGGGGGAGCAAATGGAATCAAAATTATTCCGAATAACTTCAGAAACTCGATAAATTTCCCCGAGATCCGCTCATATTAACTCTCCGGTCTGACCATTGGCTTTGTTGTAACACTGACCTTGAGTTAACTTGGATGCATTGGCACGCGCGAAAGGGGATGTCTCAGGCTTTGAGTATAACTGCGTAGCATTGGCAAATAACCCCTTTTTGTAAAGCCGTGTCAATTTAAAACTACCCGATGCGTACAATTACGATCTTCAGTTTAGGAAGGGTAGTTGAATACTGGTTATAATCGTAGAAAACGATTTCTCCCGTGGGAGTTTGAAGTAGAAATAATTTGCCAATCCTTTTGGAAGTTTACCAAAGTTTACCATCAATTGCCATAACCCCCAGGGAAGAAATTTTGGTCATCCACAACAAGTCAGATAGCCTAGCGATTGGGAAATGGTTGATACCATGCTAATTtgtggaaaaaaaaaattcactGCGGCTGAGCGGCTTTCAGCTCCACTCCCTGTCATATTTCTATTTCTGTTCAACTTTGTTTCTTGCTTCGCCCATACTGGGCCGGTAACAAATCTATTCCAGTCTATAGAAGTATAACTTGAGTTTGATTCTTATGCCATTTTTCTCTCATAGCATTCTCGGTTACGTGTACAATTACGATAGATGCCTCAGTCTATCATCACGATGAAGTTTAATGGATTGATAGGATTGCCAGTGATACTAAACATAATTTTGAACCTTGTAACTTGGTCTATCCTCGCTTTTGATGGTGCTGAGATCCACGATATTGTGTGGCTCTGAGCTGTCGGCCGTTCGCCCCCCTTGCCTTGGACGTGATCCCTTGCCTTGGACGTGATCCCTTGCCTTGGACGTGATCCCTTGCCTTGGACGTGATGGGTGTGCTGTCATCCTGGAACTTTACAGTGGCTGCGCCTTTTTGCTTGACAGCCCCAAAGCGCCGTACAACTACGAGAGAGAGGACAACGCCCTATTAATTAGCACTCGGTACAGTTATTACTTCAGAAAAACATTCACAATAACTTGTGTGACCTGAAGCTGGAGCTGTACTCCACTTCAATCACACATATAAATTATAATATCAGGACTCACTGCATCGAAAAGAATATACGGGGAAAAAACTGCCGTAACGGTataaagaaagaggaaggatCAAGTAGACCGAGTAATATATTGCCCCCGATTCAGTGATAATTTCCATCGTTGGAAGGACACTTTCCTTGGACCTCATGACGTGTGTTGTCTTGTGATGGATAAGCCAAATGATGACTGCGATCAACACACGCCAACAGCGctcatgatgatgatgacaatCGTTCTCCAGATCGTGCCCTTAGGGGACATTTCGACGGGGTATCATGCCCACAAAGGGCTTTATCGACGGGGTATCGTGCCTTCAGTGGACATTTCGACGGGGTATCGTGCCCTTAGGGGACATTTCAACGGGGTATCATGCCCACAAAGGGCTTTATCGACGGGGTATCGTGCCCTTAGGGGACATTTCGGCGGGGTATCGTGCCTTCAGTGGACATTTCGACGGGGTATCGTGCCCTTAGGGGACATTTCAACGGGGTATCATGCCCACAAAGGGCTTTATCGACGGGGTATCGTGCCCTTAGGGGACATTTCGACGGGGTATCGTGCCCTTAGGGGACATTTCGGCGGGGTATTGTGCCTTCAGTGGACATTTTGACGGGGTATTGTGCCCTTAGGGGACATTTCGACGGGGTATCATGCCCACAAAGGGCTTTATCAACGGGGTATCGTGCCCCACAGGGGACTGTCTGCCTGGATTTCTTGCCCATATTGAACCTCTCATCCACAGCTTGTATGCACAGGGGTGGTCTCGAGAAGGAGTGGCTATTGTAGGTGACTGACATGCTGAGCATTGTGCCTATATGCTACCTAGCCTTAGCCACTAACTCAACTACTCCGTGCACTCGTCGACGCTCACAACGCCCAAGGCTGGTGCTCTGGTTGTTCAAATAAAGTACACTGCGGCTGAGACATGGTTTCAGTAAACAAGAGGGACTG contains:
- a CDS encoding Cyclochlorotine biosynthesis protein O, whose product is MKHTYLRFLAPASGVINYYPRLFNLSSEESMLYQGHPTPEITAAWDKITDDVRPMRIPMEWLSLVNTEDNETLVKFSEEDGGGAMASVGVLHQLHCVNLLRKATYPMYYKDDRFFTVPAEELRGHLDHCIELLRQTISCAGDVTVLTYRWKGDKPHPNFDKIHQCRRFDAIYNWAVQNAVHVPSDHIVRNKTSRSPN